A region from the Muribaculum gordoncarteri genome encodes:
- a CDS encoding ParA family protein, whose amino-acid sequence MDESIIITFANQKGGVGKTTLCVTFANYLVKKGLPVIVIDCDSQESLAQRRESDLKRYPSGDTAIPYEVLPFSLNKEEALFGFIGNIRKTRCVAIFDSPGNLKQQGLVTLFANSDYIICPYHYDRTTIPSTATFIAFLQKLKNVMAGKMNARLILVPNRHDARVGRRSELMLWEETRETFSRYGLVTPKINSRADMERFCTLSDLDGQLEVTQAAFDTIFKEIFGHIEADTENG is encoded by the coding sequence ATGGACGAATCAATAATCATAACATTTGCCAATCAGAAAGGGGGCGTAGGGAAAACAACTCTATGCGTCACTTTTGCCAACTATCTTGTAAAGAAGGGGCTCCCGGTGATTGTCATTGACTGCGATTCGCAGGAGAGTCTGGCGCAACGGCGTGAGAGCGACCTGAAACGCTATCCTTCGGGAGATACCGCCATCCCCTATGAGGTTCTTCCTTTTTCATTGAATAAGGAAGAAGCCCTATTCGGGTTCATAGGCAACATCCGCAAAACACGGTGTGTGGCAATATTCGATTCTCCAGGGAATCTAAAACAGCAGGGACTCGTGACATTGTTCGCCAACTCCGACTATATAATTTGTCCCTACCACTACGACAGGACCACCATCCCCTCGACCGCCACATTCATCGCATTTCTGCAAAAGCTGAAAAACGTCATGGCCGGGAAAATGAACGCCCGTCTGATTCTCGTGCCGAACCGACATGACGCGAGGGTCGGACGCCGTAGCGAGCTTATGCTGTGGGAGGAAACAAGGGAAACATTCAGCCGCTATGGTCTTGTGACTCCTAAAATCAATTCAAGGGCAGATATGGAACGCTTCTGCACATTATCGGATCTGGACGGACAATTAGAGGTCACACAGGCCGCTTTCGACACAATCTTCAAAGAAATATTCGGACACATCGAAGCTGACACTGAAAATGGATAA